DNA sequence from the Brachybacterium sp. P6-10-X1 genome:
CCGCGATCACGGTGCCGAGGGCCACGCGGTCCATCCACGACGGGTTGCCCTGCAGGAGCGTGCCGCCCACGGAATCCTTCACCTCCTGCACGGTCGGCGCCATGATCACGGGGTTCTCCGGGATCACCGCGATCAGCGCGCCGTGGACCCGGGGGCCGACGGCGGCCCGGACAGCGTCCGGTGACTCGGCCTCGGCGCGGTTGACGACCACGGCGATCGGGGCGGCATGGTGGGCGGTGAACTCGCCGACGGAGACGGCGGCGAGGGCCGCGATCTGGTCCGGGCTGCGGTCCAGGCCGGACAGTACGATCACCACGGGGGCGCCCATGTTCGCGGCGACCTCTGCGTTGAACGCCATCTCGGTGGGGTTGGCCAGGTCGTCGTAGTCGCTGCCGAGCACGACCAGCATCGAGTAGCGCTCGGCCAGGTCCCGATAGCGGCCCAGGATGCGCTCGTGCGCCGTGTCCGGGTCCGACAGCAGCAGCTGGTGGTCCACCCCGATGGCGTCCTCGTACTCCTGGTCGACGGCGGGGTGGGAGGTGAGCAGGTCGACCGCGTAGTCGCGGGCACGGTCGGCCTTCACGACGGGGCGATAGACGCCGACGCGGTCGGAGCGGGAGGCGAGGGCTTCGAGCAGACCGAAAGCCACCATCGACTTCCCGGTCATTCCCTCCGGACTGGCGATATACACACTCTGGGTCACGCTCCCCAGCATAGGTCCGTGTCGGCGCGCCGCACGGGGGCCGGGAGGATCGGGCAGGGGATCGGACCGTTCGGGGCCTCGACGGTCCGTGCTCCCGGCGCTGCGGCGGGACCCAGGTCCTGCCCGGACGGACAGATGCCTCACAGCGGGTGGCGTGACCGATCGCCCATCGTGCCGTCCAGGTGCGGCTCGTACGATGAGAGCATGCTCCGCACCGCCCTCCGCCCCCGCTTCCTCGGGCTGCTCGCCCTGATGGTGGTGGCGACCCTCGTGTGCGGGCTCCTCGCCACGTGGCAGTGGGACCGGGCGCATCAGGCGATCACGGATGAGGCGGACGGCGCGGAGCACCGCGGCGCGCTCGAGGACGTGCTCGACGTCGGCGACCCCGTCACCAACGCGATCGTCGGCGACATCGTCACCGCGACGGGGCACTACGAGCCCGACGACCAGATCGTGGTCCCCGGCCGGCACATCGACGGCACCGACGCGGCGATCGTGGTGACCGCCCTGCGCGTCGACCTCGCAGACGGCACCACGGGATATCTGCCGGTGGCGCGCGGATGGATGCCCGCCGAGGACCTCACGGGCCCCGACGGCGAGATCGATCCCGGCCTCGCCCCGCCGGTGCCCTCCGGCGAGGTCGAGGTGACCGGCCGCCTGGAGGCCGGCGAATCCGCCTCCGGCGGCGTCGAGAACGGCGTCGCCCCGGAGATCGCCACCACCATGCTGGTCAACGTCTGGGGATCGCCCATGTACGCCGGCTACGTCGCCCAGGTCGACCCCAACGCCGGCCTGCACCCGATGCCGGAGGCGGAGTCCACCTTCAGCAAGGGCCTGGACCTGCAGAACATCGGCTACTCCTTCCAGTGGGTCCTGTTCGGCGGCTTCTTCCTGTACCTGTGGTGGCGCTCCGTGCGCACCGCCCACCTCGACGAGCTCGACGCCCGGCGCGAGGCGATGGAGGAGACCCTGCGGGGCTCCGCGCCGAACGCCGACGGCAGCGACCGTCACGACGACCACCGCGAACCGGCCGTCGCCGGCTCGCCCACCTCCACTTCTCCGACCCCTGACAAGGACGTGTGACCCGTGCCCACCCCTCGACCGCTGGACGATGTCGCCTGCAGGACCTCCTTCGCCCGCTTCCGCGTGGCCTCCATCGTGGAGGGCATCGCCCTGCTGGTCCTGGTGACCATCATGGTCATGCGCTATGTCGTGTTCGGCGGAGACGCCTGGTTCACCTCGACCTCCCCGACGTGGGAGCACATCTCCTCCATCTGGTCCCCGATCCACGGCCTGATCTACATGATCTACGTGATCCTCGGCTTCGACCTGTGGCTGAAGATGCGCTGGGCCCTGCCGAGGATGCTGCTGCTGATGTTCTTCGGCGTGATCCCCGTGCTGTCCTTCTTCGGCGAGCGCTGGACCCACCAGCAGGTCGAGAACGACCTCCAGCGGCGCCCCACCCTGCAGGACGAGACCGAGGCGGCGCCGGGCGCCTGAGAGCGCCCGCCCTCGCCGGTTCCCGCACTCGTCGGCTTCCGGCGCTCCCCGGCTTCCGCACGGGCATGCGCTGACGCGGGAGGCGCCGGTCCGGAGGCGCCTCTGACGACGCGTCGTGCACGCCGCATCGCGATCGGCCGCACGGCGACATGGCCGACGGTCGCACGGAATCCTCGTGCGATGACGGAGCGGCGTGACGAGGATTGCGCCGTCGCCGTCCGGACAGGGGCTCCCTCCGGGCCTGCGCGCCCGTAGACTCGGCCTCGTGACCGACACCGACCAGCGCCCCGTCCTCGTCGTCGACTTCGGCGCCCAGTACGCCCAGCTCATCGCCCGCCGCGTCCGGGAGGCCCGGGTCTATTCCGAGGTCGTGCCCCACTCGATGGACACGGGGGCGATCCTCGCCAAGAAGCCCCGGGCGATCATCCTCTCCGGCGGACCCAGCTCCGTCTACGCCGAAGGCGCTCCGCGCCTGGACCGCGCGCTGCTCGAGGCCGGTGTGCCGGTGCTCGGGCTCTGCTACGGGTTCCAGTCCATGGCCGCGGCCCTGGACGGGACCGTCGCCGCGACTGGCGTGCGCGAGTACGGCGCGACCCGGCTCGCGTCCGTCGACGGCTCCTCCCGCCTGCTCGCCGAGCAGGACGTCGAGCAGAACGTGTGGATGAGCCACGGCGACTCCGTGACCGCCGCCCCCGAGGGCTTCGCGGTCGTCGCGACCTCCTCCGCCAGCCCTGTCGCCGCCTTCGAGGACACCGAGAGGTGCCTGTTCGGCGTGCAGTGGCACCCCGAGGTCGGTCATTCCGACCGCGGCCAGGAGGTGCTGGAGAACTTCCTGTACCGCGGCGCCGGCCTGGAGCCGTCCTGGACCACGGGCAGCGTCATCGAGGAGCAGGTCGAGCGGGTCCGCGCGCAGGTCGGCGAGGGAACCGCGATCTGCGGCCTGTCCGGAGGCGTCGACTCCGCCGTGGCCGCCGCGCTCGTCCAGCGCGCCATCGGAGACCGCCTCACCTGCGTGTACGTGAACCATGGGCTCATGCGCCAGGACGAGTCCGAGCAGATCGAGAAGGCCTTCGGCGAGTCCACCGGCGGCGCGAAGCTGGTCATGGTCGACGCCGAGGAGCAGTTCCTCACGGCGCTCGCCGGGGTCACCGATCCCGAGCAGAAGCGCAAGATCATCGGCCACGAGTTCATCCGCTCGTTCGAACAGGCGCAGGAGGACATCTTGCGCGAGCAGGGTGTCATCGAGGGGGCCGGAGGCGACGCGCACACTGCCGGCTCGGGGCAGAAGGCCTTCCTCGTCCAGGGCACCCTGTACCCCGACGTCGTCGAATCCGGCGGGGGAGAGGGCGCGGCCAACATCAAGAGCCACCACAATGTCGGCGGTCTGCCCGAGGACCTCTCCTTCGAACTGGTCGAGCCGTTGCGCACCCTGTTCAAGGACGAGGTGCGCGCCGTCGGCTCCGAGCTGGGACTCCCGGATGACATCGTGTGGCGTCAGCCCTTCCCCGGACCGGGGCTGGGCATCCGCATCATCGGTGACGTCACCAAGGAGCGGCTCGACATCCTGCGCGCGGCCGACGCGATCGCCCGCGCCGAGCTGACGGCCGCCGGTCTGGATCGCACCATCTGGCAGTGCCCCGTCGTGCTGCTGGCCGACGTGCGCT
Encoded proteins:
- a CDS encoding DUF3817 domain-containing protein, translating into MPTPRPLDDVACRTSFARFRVASIVEGIALLVLVTIMVMRYVVFGGDAWFTSTSPTWEHISSIWSPIHGLIYMIYVILGFDLWLKMRWALPRMLLLMFFGVIPVLSFFGERWTHQQVENDLQRRPTLQDETEAAPGA
- the guaA gene encoding glutamine-hydrolyzing GMP synthase — its product is MTDTDQRPVLVVDFGAQYAQLIARRVREARVYSEVVPHSMDTGAILAKKPRAIILSGGPSSVYAEGAPRLDRALLEAGVPVLGLCYGFQSMAAALDGTVAATGVREYGATRLASVDGSSRLLAEQDVEQNVWMSHGDSVTAAPEGFAVVATSSASPVAAFEDTERCLFGVQWHPEVGHSDRGQEVLENFLYRGAGLEPSWTTGSVIEEQVERVRAQVGEGTAICGLSGGVDSAVAAALVQRAIGDRLTCVYVNHGLMRQDESEQIEKAFGESTGGAKLVMVDAEEQFLTALAGVTDPEQKRKIIGHEFIRSFEQAQEDILREQGVIEGAGGDAHTAGSGQKAFLVQGTLYPDVVESGGGEGAANIKSHHNVGGLPEDLSFELVEPLRTLFKDEVRAVGSELGLPDDIVWRQPFPGPGLGIRIIGDVTKERLDILRAADAIARAELTAAGLDRTIWQCPVVLLADVRSVGVQGDGRTYGHPVVLRPVTSDDAMTADWAKVPYDVLSRISTRITNEVSEINRVTLDITSKPPGTIEWE
- a CDS encoding SURF1 family protein; amino-acid sequence: MLRTALRPRFLGLLALMVVATLVCGLLATWQWDRAHQAITDEADGAEHRGALEDVLDVGDPVTNAIVGDIVTATGHYEPDDQIVVPGRHIDGTDAAIVVTALRVDLADGTTGYLPVARGWMPAEDLTGPDGEIDPGLAPPVPSGEVEVTGRLEAGESASGGVENGVAPEIATTMLVNVWGSPMYAGYVAQVDPNAGLHPMPEAESTFSKGLDLQNIGYSFQWVLFGGFFLYLWWRSVRTAHLDELDARREAMEETLRGSAPNADGSDRHDDHREPAVAGSPTSTSPTPDKDV